The Methylopila sp. M107 genome contains the following window.
TCGATCGGGTCGCAGTTCGGGGTGCGGATCGGCCAGAGGCTTTCGGGGCCGCGGCTGCGCCTGCTGCTCGCGATCATGCTGCTGACGGTGGCGGGGCGGTTCCTCGTCGACCTCGTGCGCCAGCCGGAAGAGCCGTTCTCGCTGTCGACGACGGACCGCGCATGAGGATCGTGCGCCTCGCCGCAGGCGCGGCGCTGCTGGCCCTTGCGGCTCAGGGAGCGCGGGCCGAGGGGCTGATCGTTTCGCTGTCCTCGGACGAGATCGTGATCGCCTCGAACTATCAGGGCGCGTCCGTGACGCTGTTCGGCGCCGCGCTCGACAGGGACGGCGAGGTGAGCCCCGCCGGAACCTACGACCTGGTGGTGACGACGCGTGGCCCAGCGCAGACGTTCGACGTGCGCGAGAAGGAACGGACGCTCGGCTTCTGGGTGAACCGCGAGGGCCGCGAATTCGTCCGCGCGCCCTCGTTCCTGTCTGTCTTGACCAACCGGCCGATCGCCGAGATCGCGGATCCCGCGGCGCTGAGGCGCGACGACCTCGGCCTCGACGCGGCCGCGAAGCGCCGGCTCGACGGCGCGGCCGGTCCGAAGCCGGGCGACGCGGACTTCGTCGCTGCCCTCAGACGGCTGCAGGAGGGGCGCGGGCTCTGGCGCGAGGACCCCCGTGGGGTCGACTTCATCGGCTACTCGCTCTTCCAGGGCGAGATCAGGCTGCCGCCCAACGTGCCGTTCGGCGTGTTCGACGTGGAGGTGCGGCTGATGCGGGCGGGCAAACTGCTTGCGCGCCAGAACACGACGTTCAAAGTGGTCAAGTCGAACTTCGAGGCGCGGATCGCCGAGGCCGCCGACGCGAACCGGCTGTTCTACGGCGCCGCCGCCGTCGTCCTGGCGCTGCTGTCCGGCTGGCTCGCAAGCGTTATCTTCCGACGCGACTGAGCGTTTCCGCGCCGCCGGGCGGGCCTGAACGCCGAAAGGGGACTTCGCTTGACCCTGATCGCCTCCGAGCCGATCGGCGACGACGCCGAGATACCGGCGCTTCCGCTCTGGCTCGGGCTTGCGGGGCTCGCGCCGTTCATCGGGCTCGCGCTCGTGGTCGCGCTGCATGGGCCGGACCTGCCCGGCTTCGACGCGGGCCGGGCGCTGCGGGCCTACGGGGCGGTGATCCTGTCGTTCCTCGGCGGCGCGCATTGGGGTCTGGCCCTGCGCCATCCGGCGCCCGACACCCGCGCGGCGCTCTATCTCGGCGCGATGGTTCCGCCGCTCTGGGCGTGGGCGGGCCTGCTGACAGGCGGCGCGGCGGGGCTCGGCATGGTGGCGCTCGGTCTTGCGGCCCAGGGCGTCGTCGACGGCCTCGCCTCGACCGGCTTCGCCGCGCCGCGCTGGTATCCGCGGTTCAGACTGCTGCTCGCGGCTCTCGCCACGATCGCGACGGCGGCGGCCGCGGCTGTCATCGGCTCGCAACAGGGATGGGTTTCTTGATAGCCCGCACGCCGGTGACGCGCGCCGGGCTTGGTTCCGCAATCCCAAGCTGATAGCGTCCCGCACTGGCGGAATGACCGGCGTTCAAGGGGGCTCGCCAACGTGGGACAGTTTTTCAGGGCCGTGCGCGGCGCGATGGGCGTGACCGCGATGGTCGCCTCCGTCCTTTTCGGCGCGGCTTCGGCCCGTGCGGCTGATCTCTACGAACCAGCTCCCGCGGCGGCCGCCATGGTCCCGGTCGAGAGCGGCTGGCGCGTCACCAACCCGTTCGGCCCCTGCGAGATGAACTGCTCGGCCACGATCTTCGTCGGCCGATACATCTCGACGCCGATGACCGACATCTTCATCAAGTTCAAGACGCCGCCGTGGAACTGGAACACGAAGGACTCGACGCTCGTCAGCGGCGCCTTCAACCGCGAGGTCCTGGCCTACAGGGACCTGTTCGCGTTCGAGACCGAGATCGGCGTCGGCAAGCGGTTCGGCGCGCAGACCGAGTGGGAGCTGTGGGGCGCGCTCTACGCCCGCTGGAAGAAGTTCCCCTGGAGCGACTATGTGCGCACCACGGTCGCGGTCTCGACCGGCGTGAACTGGGCCTCCGACGTCTCCCGCATCGAGGAATTGAAGTCGCCGAAGCACCAGTCGGAAGTGCTGCACTACCTGTCGCCGGAAATCACCTTCGGCCTGCCGAGCCAGCCGAACCTCGACCTGGTGTTCCGCTTCCATCACCGCTCCGGCGGCGAAC
Protein-coding sequences here:
- a CDS encoding TIGR02186 family protein; the protein is MRIVRLAAGAALLALAAQGARAEGLIVSLSSDEIVIASNYQGASVTLFGAALDRDGEVSPAGTYDLVVTTRGPAQTFDVREKERTLGFWVNREGREFVRAPSFLSVLTNRPIAEIADPAALRRDDLGLDAAAKRRLDGAAGPKPGDADFVAALRRLQEGRGLWREDPRGVDFIGYSLFQGEIRLPPNVPFGVFDVEVRLMRAGKLLARQNTTFKVVKSNFEARIAEAADANRLFYGAAAVVLALLSGWLASVIFRRD
- a CDS encoding DUF3429 domain-containing protein, with protein sequence MTLIASEPIGDDAEIPALPLWLGLAGLAPFIGLALVVALHGPDLPGFDAGRALRAYGAVILSFLGGAHWGLALRHPAPDTRAALYLGAMVPPLWAWAGLLTGGAAGLGMVALGLAAQGVVDGLASTGFAAPRWYPRFRLLLAALATIATAAAAAVIGSQQGWVS